Below is a genomic region from Rhodococcus sp. WMMA185.
ACTGGACCCGATGATGCCGCGTTCTGTCATCGGGTAAGTGAGGAGCTTGCCAAGGGATACGTGCTCCACGCTGGGCCGGCCGCGACATTCAACGGTGAGTCGGTGATCCTCGCGCAGGCAATGATCTGGGGCGGGTAGCGTCCTTTCGGTTCTCCACCCTCC
It encodes:
- a CDS encoding DUF1737 domain-containing protein, encoding MTNPPEDLPRYRVITGPDDAAFCHRVSEELAKGYVLHAGPAATFNGESVILAQAMIWGG